In the Topomyia yanbarensis strain Yona2022 chromosome 3, ASM3024719v1, whole genome shotgun sequence genome, one interval contains:
- the LOC131687906 gene encoding uncharacterized protein LOC131687906: protein MHKICSRRNERQIKKYPSVDQQHAAAVQIVKLFPQLSNTRVTPTAPDESFFFWRNGGKEKGAHTGMIFHRIRNVIKQLPAEKHKYNRGTMPVEESVSTELVARAQLLRVMLASASVAEHICDEMDRCFPVLKLLLKEKKPVNDILDMFPHLCSYEGLVIRQMFERLYPNRTEGLKIEDVFSRCLSYSPSRFSRITFEDA, encoded by the exons ATGCACAAAATTTGCAGCAGAAGAAATGAGAGGCAGATCAAAAA GTATCCTTCTGTTGATCAACAGCATGCGGCAGCTGTTCAAATCGTAAAATTATTTCCACAACTTAGTAATACGCGAGTCACACCAACTGCTCCTGATGAG TCATTTTTCTTTTGGCGCAACGGAGGCAAGGAAAAGGGTGCTCATACTGGCATGATATTTCATCGCATCCGGAATGTCATCAAACAGCTACCTGCAGAAAAACATAAATATAATCGAGGAACTATGCCTGTAGAAGAGTCCGTTTCAACTGAACTTGTAGCGCGGGCTCAATTGCTCCGAGTAATGCTTGCATCGGCATCAGTAGCAGaacatatttgtgatgaaatggaccGATGCTTTCCAGTCCTCAAACTGttattaaaagaaaagaaacccgTTAATGATATCTTGGATATGTTTCCACACCTGTGTTCATATGAAGGATTGGTG ATTCGTCAAATGTTTGAGAGATTGTATCCTAACAGAACAGAAGGTCTCAAAATCGAGGATGTCTTCTCTCGGTGTCTATCTTATTCACCGTCCAGATTCTCTAGA ATCACATTCGAGGATGCTTGA
- the LOC131690031 gene encoding corepressor interacting with RBPJ 1, protein MGKGFNNYMCKKFFHPASRDNLKRVWMAEQQADAYKKKQEELRNQYEKEQELHDNKAMLSKESKDKLSVNFMYELPPGMKKEPEKETTEEAEYKFEWQRKYNAPRESYCKGDTEIRDQPFGIQVRNVRCIKCHKWGHINTDKECTMYSLSMSEAKKIHSEAEANQILSKNDLEQGLREDGLAMKRSAKELATSHQLIDEPGLDKIQTETDFLRSLTTKQKKKLLKKLEKIEKRHKTEKKHRKKKRSSSSSSDCSSEDEVEKRSRKKSKKNYRKNYSYSSESDDDRRKLNNGKIRKRSRSPHVNRYYSNSSKRDRSRSPKPDRKRH, encoded by the exons ATGGGTAAAGGTTTTAATAATTACATGTGCAAAAAGTTTTTTCATCCTGCGTCCAGGGATAACCTGAAACGA GTATGGATGGCTGAACAGCAGGCGGATGCGTACAAAAAAAAGCAGGAAGAACTTCGCAACCAGTATGAAAAGGAACAGGAATTGCACGATAACAAAGCAATGCTCAGCAAGGAAAGTAAAGACAAGCTGAGTGTTAACTTCATGTACGAACTACCTCCTGGAATGAAAAAGGAACCGGAAAAGGAAACGACTGAGGAAGCAGAGTACAAATTTGAATGGCAGCGAAAATACAATGCTCCGCGTGAAAGCTACTGCAAGGGTGATACCGAGATTCGAGATCAGCC ATTTGGTATTCAAGTACGCAACGTTCGCTGCATAAAATGTCATAAATGGGGTCACATCAATACCGACAAAGAGTGCACAATGTACAGTCTCTCGATGAGTGAGGCCAAAAAGATTCATTCCGAAGCGGAAGCTAACCAGATCCTTTCCAAAAATGACCTCGAGCAAGGCCTTCGCGAGGACGGTCTTGCCATGAAGAGAAGTGCCAAAGAACTGGCAACCTCTCATCAACTCATCGACGAACCTGGACTAGACAAGATTCAAACGGAGACAGATTTTCTTAGGTCATTAACcactaaacaaaagaaaaagctGTTGAAAAAgctagaaaaaatagaaaagcgCCATAAAACCGAAAAGAAGCATAGGAAGAAAAAACGTTCTTCAAGTAGTTCCTCAGACTGCTCTTCCGAAGATGAAGTTGAAAAGCgctcaagaaaaaaatcaaagaaaaattACCGTAAAAACTACTCGTATTCCTCTGAATCTGATGACGATCGGCGAAAGTTGAACAATGGAAAAATTAGAAAGCGCTCTCGTTCGCCACATGTCAATCGTTATTACAGTAATAGTTCTAAAAGAGATCGCTCTAGAAGCCCCAAACCTGACAGAAAAAGACATTAA
- the LOC131690030 gene encoding COP9 signalosome complex subunit 1b isoform X2, giving the protein MQVDAQPEDNENNEEDMYIVENSSLDLEVYANQYIGLAKLHRLIYIADHCPTLRLEALKMAINYVTTTYNVTLYQHLHKKLADISAGNTLPDVAVQSSSQDVPSFDAAWVETKSKKSALKLEKLDCDLKNYKANSIKESIRRGHDDLGDHYLNCGDLSNALKCYSRARDYCTSGKHVVNMCLNVIKVSIYLQNWSHVLSYVSKAEGTTEIAETSKEKDPNQAVVTRLKCAAGLAELATRKYKSAAKHLLQANFDLCDFPEMISTNNVAMYGGLCALATFDRQELKNVISSSSFKLFLELEPQLRDIIFKFYESKYASCLKLLDEIKDNLLLDMYIAPHVNALYTQIRNRALVQYFSPYMSADMRKMATAFNRSVGALENELMQLILDGQIQARIDSHNKILYAKDADHRSATFEKAIIVGKEFQRRSRMLILRAAMVRHHIHVKNQPRESNHSTEILPATGSSSSTLVRN; this is encoded by the exons ATGCAGGTCGACGCACAGCCAGAGGATAACGAGAACAATGAAGAGGACATGTATATTGTCGAAAATTCCTCTCTCGATTTGGAAGTGTATGCCAATCAGTATATCGGACTGGCCAAATTGCATCGGCTGATTTATATTGCAGACCACTGCCCGACACTTCGTTTGGAAGCCCTCAAGATGGCCATAAACTATGTGACAACGACCTACAATGTAACGTTGTACCAACATCTACACAAGAAACTAGCCGATATATCCGCTGGGAACACCCTACCAGATGTAGCCGTTCAATCGAGTTCTCAG GATGTCCCAAGCTTTGATGCGGCGTGGGTGGAGACCAAAAGCAAAAAATCGGCTCTTAAGTTGGAAAAGCTAGACTGCGATTTGAAGAACTATAAAGCAAACTCTATTAAGGAAAGTATTCGTCGCGGCCACGATGACCTTGGCGATCATTATTTAAACTGCGGTGATTTGTCCAACGCTCTCAAATGCTACTCTCGGGCCCGGGATTATTGCACCAGCGGAAAGCACGTTGTAAATATGTGCCTAAATGTTATCAAAGTATCTATCTATCTGCAGAATTGGTCTCACGTTTTGAGTTATGTTTCAAAGGCCGAAGGAACTACAGAGATTGCAGAAACGTCCAAGGAGAAAGATCCCAACCAAGCTGTGGTTACACGCTTGAAATGCGCAGCTGGTCTAGCTGAATTAGCAACACGCAAGTACAAATCTGCCGCCAAACACCTTTTGCAAGCAAATTTTGATTTATGTGATTTTCCCGAAATGATTTCCACTAATAATGTGGCAATGTATGGTGGACTTTGCGCGTTGGCCACATTCGATAGGCAGGAGTTGAAGAATGTTATATCTAGCAGTTCTTTTAAGCTATTTCTTGAGTTGGAACCTCAACTTCGTGATATCATATTCAAATTCTACGAATCTAAGTACGCCTCTTGTCTTAAACTGTTAGATGAGATAAAGGATAATCTTCTTTTGGATATGTACATTGCTCCGCATGTTAATGCATTGTATACACAGATACGCAATCGTGCGCTGGTGCAGTACTTTAGTCCGTACATGTCGGCCGACATGCGCAAAATGGCAACTGCCTTCAATCGGTCGGTGGGGGCACTTGAAAATGAACTTATGCAGTTAATACTTGATGGTCAGATTCAGGCTCGAATCGATTCGCATAACAAAATTCTGTACGCCAAGGATGCTGACCACAGAAGCGCTACGTTCGAGAAGGCTATCATTGTCGGTAAGGAGTTCCAGCGTCGTTCGCGAATGTTGATTTTGAGGGCAGCTATGGTTAGACATCATATTCACGTTAAG AACCAACCTCGCGAGAGCAATCATTCAACGGAAATTCTTCCAGCCACTGGATCTTCCTCATCCACTTTGGTGCGCAATTGA
- the LOC131690030 gene encoding COP9 signalosome complex subunit 1b isoform X1 produces the protein MPLPLIIPNAVEPMQVDAQPEDNENNEEDMYIVENSSLDLEVYANQYIGLAKLHRLIYIADHCPTLRLEALKMAINYVTTTYNVTLYQHLHKKLADISAGNTLPDVAVQSSSQDVPSFDAAWVETKSKKSALKLEKLDCDLKNYKANSIKESIRRGHDDLGDHYLNCGDLSNALKCYSRARDYCTSGKHVVNMCLNVIKVSIYLQNWSHVLSYVSKAEGTTEIAETSKEKDPNQAVVTRLKCAAGLAELATRKYKSAAKHLLQANFDLCDFPEMISTNNVAMYGGLCALATFDRQELKNVISSSSFKLFLELEPQLRDIIFKFYESKYASCLKLLDEIKDNLLLDMYIAPHVNALYTQIRNRALVQYFSPYMSADMRKMATAFNRSVGALENELMQLILDGQIQARIDSHNKILYAKDADHRSATFEKAIIVGKEFQRRSRMLILRAAMVRHHIHVKNQPRESNHSTEILPATGSSSSTLVRN, from the exons ATGCCTCTTCCACTGATCATACCG AACGCAGTTGAGCCGATGCAGGTCGACGCACAGCCAGAGGATAACGAGAACAATGAAGAGGACATGTATATTGTCGAAAATTCCTCTCTCGATTTGGAAGTGTATGCCAATCAGTATATCGGACTGGCCAAATTGCATCGGCTGATTTATATTGCAGACCACTGCCCGACACTTCGTTTGGAAGCCCTCAAGATGGCCATAAACTATGTGACAACGACCTACAATGTAACGTTGTACCAACATCTACACAAGAAACTAGCCGATATATCCGCTGGGAACACCCTACCAGATGTAGCCGTTCAATCGAGTTCTCAG GATGTCCCAAGCTTTGATGCGGCGTGGGTGGAGACCAAAAGCAAAAAATCGGCTCTTAAGTTGGAAAAGCTAGACTGCGATTTGAAGAACTATAAAGCAAACTCTATTAAGGAAAGTATTCGTCGCGGCCACGATGACCTTGGCGATCATTATTTAAACTGCGGTGATTTGTCCAACGCTCTCAAATGCTACTCTCGGGCCCGGGATTATTGCACCAGCGGAAAGCACGTTGTAAATATGTGCCTAAATGTTATCAAAGTATCTATCTATCTGCAGAATTGGTCTCACGTTTTGAGTTATGTTTCAAAGGCCGAAGGAACTACAGAGATTGCAGAAACGTCCAAGGAGAAAGATCCCAACCAAGCTGTGGTTACACGCTTGAAATGCGCAGCTGGTCTAGCTGAATTAGCAACACGCAAGTACAAATCTGCCGCCAAACACCTTTTGCAAGCAAATTTTGATTTATGTGATTTTCCCGAAATGATTTCCACTAATAATGTGGCAATGTATGGTGGACTTTGCGCGTTGGCCACATTCGATAGGCAGGAGTTGAAGAATGTTATATCTAGCAGTTCTTTTAAGCTATTTCTTGAGTTGGAACCTCAACTTCGTGATATCATATTCAAATTCTACGAATCTAAGTACGCCTCTTGTCTTAAACTGTTAGATGAGATAAAGGATAATCTTCTTTTGGATATGTACATTGCTCCGCATGTTAATGCATTGTATACACAGATACGCAATCGTGCGCTGGTGCAGTACTTTAGTCCGTACATGTCGGCCGACATGCGCAAAATGGCAACTGCCTTCAATCGGTCGGTGGGGGCACTTGAAAATGAACTTATGCAGTTAATACTTGATGGTCAGATTCAGGCTCGAATCGATTCGCATAACAAAATTCTGTACGCCAAGGATGCTGACCACAGAAGCGCTACGTTCGAGAAGGCTATCATTGTCGGTAAGGAGTTCCAGCGTCGTTCGCGAATGTTGATTTTGAGGGCAGCTATGGTTAGACATCATATTCACGTTAAG AACCAACCTCGCGAGAGCAATCATTCAACGGAAATTCTTCCAGCCACTGGATCTTCCTCATCCACTTTGGTGCGCAATTGA